The following is a genomic window from Paenibacillus sp. FSL R5-0766.
GCATCTCCCGCCACCGTTGTATACGCATGCCCAATATGCAATTTGTCACTCGGATAATAAATCGGGGTTGTCAGATAAAATGTTTTTTGGTCAGCCATGAATGACTTCTCCTCCTTCAAATGTTCCTGCTTCATGTGATCCCTTCGTCCAAAACAACTAAAAAAGAACACAAAAAACTCCCGCCCCTATGGGACGAGAGTTGCTCTCACGTGTTACCACCCAAATTCCCCATGTTTTTCGCAAAACACAGGCTCTGTCGGTCCTTCGACCGCCCATTAACGCTGGATCACGCCTCAGCCTTACGACAGCAGCTCTGAAATCACTGTCTGCACGCTCGAAAGAGGTTCCTCCGGGACCATGTTCCATCCTCCTCCCAGACCGGTTCTCAGCTCATCCGGCTCTCTGCACTGGGGGTGTGTCTGTACTTATCCCTTCACTGGAAATCATATAGAAGTTGTTCAAAAAGTACACTTTTGATTACGAATCATGCCTACCGGCATCATCAGCATCGAAGTTGAAATTCAGCCGAAATGTCCGTTGCTCACGTAGGTTTCCTACGCTCCGCTACTCCATTTCTAACTTCATCCCATCTTCTTGGTACTGAAAACTAGACTTTTTGAACTCGCATATATAGGAAAAATATACTGAAATGCGGACCCCTTTGTCAAGTGGACAGCATCCTCAAGTTCAATCCCGGCCTGCTTCCAGGCCACCTGAATACTTCAACCTACATCGTTACTCTGATACCATCATGGATTTCTCCGCCTTTGGTGGCACCAGATCTACACCGCCTGGATGAAACGGGTGACATTTGGCAATACGTTTCGCTGATAACAACGAACCTTTGAGCGCACCGTGCACTTCAATCGCCTCCATGGCGTAAGCCGAACAGCTCGGATAGAACCGACATGTTGGCGGTGTTAATGGAGAGATATAGTTGCGGTACACCCGAATGGGTGCCTGAGCAATTCTACGAGATAACTTCATGGTCAGTGCTTCCCGTGAGCGTGTTGATGTCCAGACGCCGCTTTGGCAGGAGCATGATCAGCACAGTCCTTGCAATAACCAAATACCTCGAACTTGTGATCTACAACCTGAAATTGCTCAGGCGCATCCGCAAGCTGCATCGGGCAAAAAACAATGGGATATGTCTTCTGACACTTCAGGCAGATCATATGATGGTGATGATGATCTTCACTACAATGTGCTCTGAATTTAACGCCATCTTCGAAGATGACCTGTTCCAGTACACCTAATTCCTGCATCACCCGCAAATTACGATATACTGTGTCAAAACTCAGTCCGCTGTAAGTCTTACCCATATATTCATAGACGTCCTTGGGTGTAAGATACCCTGGAGACTCGGCAAATAACCGGGCCAGTGTTTTCCGCTGATCAGTAATGCGAAGCCCCTGTGAGGACATGGTTGAAATAATCTGTTCTGTCGACAACATGATCTAAAGCACCTCCTGTCATACGAGCATTTTGCATCATTCATAGAGCGACAGTTTATTCGGCAAAAGCGAAAACTTTTGCTTTCTTGTATACCTCTAATAATGCATCAAATTACGATTAGAGTCAACGAAGACACCGGGTTATATCATTCCAACATCACATAAAAAGGACTCCATGCACATGCATTGTCATTAGTCCAGCTTGAGCTAATGACAGTACATTTTGATGGAGTCCCTTCCTGACGGTTCAGATGATCAATCGTTCGGGCGACTTTTGGGGTGAACGGGTATATATGATATAAGCTTTCACTCCAAACCGTCCGTGCATGTTCATGTTATTACTTTTCAGCCGGAAGCGGCGTGAACAGCAGGTTAACAGGCAAGTTACTTCCTGGTGCCGCCGAGAAGAGAATAGTTACACTCTCGCCGTACGAACCTGTGCGATACATTACGCTTTGCTCATTAGGTGCAGTTACAGATTTACCTGTGGAAATCTGAACGACCTGTCCGTTCACGAGTGCCACACCTGAGTATCTGCCTCCACGAGGGTTGAATGAAATCAACGTGCGCGGAGCAACATTATTCAATGTAATTTTGTATAATACACCGAAGTTACCTGCGTTGGAAGCTTCTGTGAAAGCCATAGGGTCCGTTCCCACGAGGTTTGGATCACTTGCATTGTCTCCAAGTGGAAGACGTGCAGGCTTCGATCCTATTTCCTGATCATACGTAATGATTCGTGTTGCATTCGGGTACGTTCCGCGGTTGTGAACACCATCACGATCTAGAACCGGCAGGCTCGACAACACTTCCATCGGGTCCTTGTTTTCTTCGATCATGATAATGTTGTAATCCAGTTCATAATCACTGAATACATCGGAATACAAGGAAATGACTTGTCCCTGTTTCATCGGAAGAACGCTCAGATCATTGAGAATCAACTTGCTTTCTCCTGGCTGGATGTACACTTTCTTTTGTCCGGTACCATTCTGCATG
Proteins encoded in this region:
- the yidD gene encoding membrane protein insertion efficiency factor YidD, with the protein product MKLSRRIAQAPIRVYRNYISPLTPPTCRFYPSCSAYAMEAIEVHGALKGSLLSAKRIAKCHPFHPGGVDLVPPKAEKSMMVSE
- a CDS encoding Fur family transcriptional regulator, whose amino-acid sequence is MLSTEQIISTMSSQGLRITDQRKTLARLFAESPGYLTPKDVYEYMGKTYSGLSFDTVYRNLRVMQELGVLEQVIFEDGVKFRAHCSEDHHHHHMICLKCQKTYPIVFCPMQLADAPEQFQVVDHKFEVFGYCKDCADHAPAKAASGHQHAHGKH